The nucleotide sequence CTATAACTTGTGTTACATCTTACCTCTGtgtgacatgaaaaaaataaaaataattgttaaaaaACTAGCATACAGCCCAATAAACTGATGTTTCCACATTTCCCAGAGACAGCTCTATGTCATATAATCAGGAGGATGGTTTTTTTCAGCCACATGAAGACAGCAGGGTGTCTAACTTGCTACAGCAATACTTCACCAAGCAGGAGCATTACAACATGCATCTGAATGTGAGAATCCAACTACTCAGGAACAGACAAACTAGAAACACAACTGTTCAGAAACAGTCTTGAATACGAAGCCCTTAAGCAAGAAAAGAGATACAACAATGGGAGCGATTTCACAGTTCCCTCACAATACTTTATCCACTTATTTCAAGCAGGACTTGCATCTTTTGACTGTGAAGGAATGGTCAACCTTCATGTCACTTAAAATAATTCACTTCTGCTGACAGAACCCCAGAAGGGTTTGGTTGGcagttgttcttttttgttgttgttttttgttttgaaggaaaggaaagccacACAACCTTCCATTAAGTACCAGCTGTCTCATGAAGATGTGTGCCATGCCCACTGCTAGCTAAAATACTTGGTAGAAGTGACAAAACGTATTTTGAAATGCACAATGTCCACTCGGTGTGTTAACTAACATCAGCAACTCACCGATGCAGGAGGACAAGCCCTTACCAGGCTTTCCTTCTATAAAAGGATGTAGTTACACTGAACCTGGGACATGGATTTGTACAAAGGATGTGTGCTCCTGGCATAAACTACCAAAGTCTTTGATATCAAAAGACAAACTTCTCCCTGGGCAAGTTCCATCTTCTGCAATACATTAGGCCAGCAGGACTCTGTATCAGTTTGCTCCAAAGCATCACACACCATACACACATTAGAACCACTCTTGATGTCTGCCATCCAAGGCCAGATTCAGCTGCCATGCCATACCTTCCTGCTGTCAAAAACAGTGCTTGCAcaggctgttgtttttttgtttgtttgtttttgcccaAGAGTCAAGAAATCGtgataaaaataatgctttctaAGGACCATGCTTACCTGGTATCACAGAGCTGAAGTCAGGCAGTTACAGCAGCAGGGGCTAGATTGTGCCACCATCTAGTGGGGTATTTGAGAAGCGCTGCTGTCTGGCTGTCCTCAGTCAGTCAGTGCACTTTATCATCCCAGCCAGGTTTCTGTTCTGGTTGCATCCAACATACGCTTAAAGAACGGGGTGACCTTAACACCTCCCTCAAGAAAGGCTCCTGAGAATTATTCTATCATACGTTACaggttttcttattttgtctATTACTCATTTCCTTAATTATCTCTGGTTAACAAATTAGAGTATCAAGTTCTCACTGGCTAGACAAattgctcatttatttttacagcagtgTATTTTCACATCACTGTGGTTATTTTATCACTACAATTTAACCTTGCATCAGGTTACTAaccaaaacacttcaaaaaagcCACCCAAACATGCTAACTTTAACACAAATACCAGGTTCTGGCTTTCCTTTCTAACCAGCAGTGAAGGTCAGGTACaatctttctgaagaaaacacacacacaaaccccaGATTTTATAAATGAACATACCCACAACTCTGTTTACTTCTGTCTCAAACCCCTCAATGTATATTCTCTCTCAAAGGATTTCTATGAGGCTAAGAAAAAATCACCATTGGTCTTTCTGGATATTTTGTCCTACTTACATACTTATACCTAACCACTATGAGATTTAAACTACCTATTGCAGCTGCCCTGGTGTAAGCTCCCTACTCCAAAAATGACTGCtagttttgcattatttttttttcccctagggCAGCTAAACTGTATAAGGACAAAAAACAATTATCagtattttatggaaaaaaaatcataggatTATAATCCCTCTTTCCCTGCCACAGCTCTGAGAAGTTTTATTACAGTAAAGCCTGCAGACCAAAACATCAAGTGAAAGGTTACACAAAGATCAGCAGAATGACCACAGTCTTCAGCTTCCCTATCCCAGACCCTAACAATAACCCTAGCAGTGAAATTATGTCAGTATCATGGATACCGTTTCtttaccaaaaaagaaaaaacaaactgttaTACAGCAACACTTCCCTATGTTGTTTAAACAAACCATAAAGcttcaaaacaagcaaaattagTGTCTTGGTAAACAAAGTGAAAACATTATGTAGTTGGGACATTCTCCCACAGGACACTACTTGCCtctttaaggggaaaaaagttaaCCAGTTCTAGCCTTTTTATGGTATAGTTCTTCCAGATCCAGTATTTGTTTCCGTCCTCTCCAACCAGCTGAACAGGCACTTTAGAGGCCCACACTCACGCGAGACTACTGCCATGCAGAGCAGCTGAATCCTGGTTTTGGAATGGGAGGCACAAGATGTTTTTATTACCTCATGTTAACTTGTTACTCAAACGAGCAGCAGCTTTGAAACAAACAAGGGTTGCAATAAAGTAACTCATGTCCCAGTTTGCATCATCCTGCCTATACTTATGCTGCAATCTGAAAGAAATCATCCGTATGTAAAGCTATACAGAACTTAATTTAGTTAACTCTCAATAATTAAAGCATTAAAACTTACCCAGCAAAAGTAATAGAGCACCAGCCTGGATACTTTGGCATCTAGCTTACACCAGAATAAATACAGTCCTGCAACTTAATTAACAAGGGCACATCTAGTTTGGCTGCAATTGTACCCGATTGCCCATCCGAACATATCCAGAAAAGTCCCGTGAGTTCACAATTACTATGCTGGGGTAAATTTCGAAGTTCTTTGCAGTATCAAAGGCTGATAAAGAAAAGGCTTATGCTAGAAAGCTTTTAGATTGTACAGAAAACAGACAGCAGAAACATGATTATTCATACCATACAAGAGAATTAAGTGATTTCACATCACCTGCTACCATTACCAACCTCACACGCAATtatattttccctcttctgcaGCAATGGTAAGGCAGCAGTGGAATACATCTGAAACAGGAGCCACCTCTTCTTAAAGAGCTGCTCTATGTGTTACATGAACATAAAAGCAACAAGGAGCACTGGAATGTCAAGGCTGCCCGTAAAGGTCTCCAAAACAATGTATGAGTAGCATGAGAGGAGCTTACAAGCTCATAATTAAGttaacaggagaaaaaggaTCTCTTTAACCATTATTTTACACCCAATATTACCCTAGTTTATGCTATACTTGTTTGTTATACAGTGGCATTGCTAAATACAATGTAAATTGTGATCAAGAAGTCATTGAAAGAACATAGAGACACACATCAGTTGTGAAGTATTTTTAGAGTAAGCACAATTCCAAGATACCAAGAAATCATGCAGAAGAGCAGCTGCTAACGTATGCTCTTTTCACACACCTCCTGAATTAGTACTGTGATCTTATCTGCCTCTTCACAGCATTAACAAGTGTTATGGATGGAATATGCTTTGATCTAGTGCTTCTCTCTCTACCTTAACACATTCTGAAGATGTTGAATATGCTAGCATAGACATGCTAGTAGATGCACAGACCTCTTCTAAATGTTGAGTATCTGACATTTCATGTCTTTCTGTAAGGTGAAGGAAAGAATGAATTTCAATCACTTTCTGTATTCAAAGATGGTGGGTGATGCACAGGCATGTTACAGAACCATTAATACTAAGTCACATCCTGCGCTGCCCAAATACTCATGCCTCTTATTTCATCCCATGCTACAGATTCAAAATCATTCAACATCTAGCTTTGCCTATGCCATACGCTATAATTGAGTTTTGTTTTACACTATAAGACTTTCTACAAGAAGGATATACAGATATAACTGTTTTCCTAGGGTTTTCTTCTCTATCATGACTTGTTACATATTCCATGCTGTTCAACTCTATGCCAAAATCACCCAAAAACTCATAAACAAAGACCTGAGCCAACCAATTTTCatcaagctttttgttttctgagaagaaaaaaaagtacctcTTACCTCAGCCTGCTCTTTAATGCTTGTGAGTAATTATTCACTATCACAtcctctcccctctgctttcAACTTTCACTACTTTTTGCTAATGCTTCatctctttcttatttcttactTGTTTCTCTCAGTAACAgtcttctcatttttccttgctTAGATCTCAGTAAGATTCTGGAAGCACAGAAGTTCAATGACGTTAAGATGTTCTCACTGAAATCAGGCTTCTTTAAGTCGTCGCTCCAGCACCATGATCTGGTTAAAACACTCAGACCAACCTCCCTCAATACCTAACCAACTATCAGGATTTGCCATTTCACTGTCTCAACATTGTGTAACCTATAATCAAATTTCTCCTTGTCTCAATACAAGGAAGCAAAATAAcaattttgccctttttaaCCAAGTTGGGATTGGCAGCGTAAGAGCCACTTTCTTAATCTAGTCTGCTAATAATAGAAGCTTACTGCCAGCGCATGGAAAGCGAACAGATACCTGAACAATTACAATGACAGCAAGAAGCAGTTAACACCTGTTAGTAGCTGGACACCAGTAGGTCATAACTGCACAGGTTATACAGACACTAACTGCAAGACAAGACAAAAACCAAGCTTTTGGGAAAAGTAGTAGGAAGAATACATACACCAAATAGCCAAAAGCTTGTCAATGCATTCCAGAAATAGCAAGTCTTATGACATCCTGGAGTGTCACTGTGTGCCATTCCTTTAAAAACTTAAGTTTCtataatagttttaaaatactagTCAAGTTAGATCCATCCAAGTTAAAGGGGTGAAAGAACCTAAATTGAGAGCAGCTCCCCACAGTCATAGGGGAATAAAACATATCAAACATGATTTATTCATCATTTCTGCCTattcaacaaataaaataatccattAAAAACATCTATTTCTCCTTCTGAAAGATTTAAGCAGAGTTGTTTTCTGAGGTACAATATATTCTCCTTAAGCTGTCTAAAATCATTGTTCAAGTTCAGTTTTTCCAGCTTAAATTCAACTCTCAATGAAGCCTAGAAATCCTGACAAATGTTTCAGAGTATAAAACTAAAAGAGTTATTTTAAGTTTAAATCTTCATTGCACAGCTTCAGCAGTTCATCAtgagagcagaaaacaaaaccttattTCTCAGCTGTTCAGACTTATTTAAGAGCCTTGCCTTGtacctgaaaattaaaaatctgcttAAGTTTTCTATTGGTTAAAGTTTAACTGGAACTTTGCAGATACTTTGAAGTTCAGTAGGACACAGTCGCTTCAGAACTAGGGACAAAAAAATACGTGAAACTTCTTGACTGATTAAAATCTAAAGATAATTGAAAACTGACAGAAGCACTATACTATTCTCACGtacaattttctttgtcttaatttagaaggaacagaaaaataagaaaacttatCCTGATGATGAGATTCTTCCTACCTGTAATTGCATATGCACTGCTACAAACATAACACTGTAGTCAATATCAGTAATGCCACCATGATTAACTTTATTCCACTCTCAATCATATCCTCATCCTTCACAATGCACTGTTTGCATTCAGATATGCATATAAACATCCAAAAGTTACcataacagtttttttttcattaaaaaaactaatttaCATGTTTTTCCCCAGTACATCTatggttttttttaaaaagtactgtaTGTATCAAACATTTAAAGTTTATCCCATCACTGCTGATTCTCTTTGAAGAGCTGTCAACCATCTCAAAGTTTAATGAACTTCAGTATAGCCTCAAGACAAAGCTTTTAGCTTTCTAAAGATATGAGAAGAGGCTTAGTATTTTGTGGCATGAAGACAACATGCCATTAGCAAGTAATCCTGGTGTTTACAGCATTCTTTTGGGAATGACATAAACTCCAAATCCCAAATGATAAGTCATACCCTGCATAAAACTAACACAAGATACATTGAAGTTATTCAGATGAATAGACAGCATTTGGAAAAGTCTGCcaacattcatatttttaacaGCTCTTTAAAGAGGCAATGGTGCAGACTAAGTACAAGGTTTTTGCCTCAGTGTAATACAcacctgaaattaaaaacaaaacatggaagACCAATATCTTTACAtttcattcttcagaaaaagaagaatcttAAAGAAAGCATTTAGTAGTCCACTTGTGCTTAAAATATGCGATGTATGagaaagccaaaagaaaaaatacacatttttttacaCCATGATCAAAAAGATAACAatatacattttctgaaattgcACTGTATTTAAAACCATCTACAATCTGCTCCACTTCTATGTATGGCTACTGAGACTGCCTGACagttccttttccattttaattgcCAACCTGCGGAGGCCCTTCAGGGATGAGTGACGTGAAGAAAGTTGTAATAAAGGACCAAGCAGAAGCCATGAATCCAGGCTGCTGCTCTATATTGGCATCTTCACCTGCATCTTCTCCACTGTCTTCATCAATCCCATCATCCATAAGTCgttcctttaaaaacagaaattgaacAATTCAACTGCTTCCTTTCAGAGCTCTGACAAAAGTTAAGAGCAGCATTGTCCTACATTAAGTTTTCTCAGAATAGTCTCCTGAAGAATAACTAGcacaaagaaaatctgtgatTGACAGTTAGTGATCATCTCTACTTCAGACTGGAAAGATACCAAATTTAACCAGCCTGCATAACAGAGAAGATAACGCTGAGAGCTTTCCGGTTGAACCAGCTATATTTCACAAAGTAGTCAGTCCTTCTGTCCAGACATCAATACTCAACTagtaagagggaaaaaaatgaaataacattttcctgcTTAATCATTACCAACTCGAGATTTGTGCTACAGGTAGTTACATATACTTTACAATATAACATACAGAAATCTTAAAGATATGTCTGCTCTTACCATCTCCTCAAGATCAGGATTATTTGCATTTTGCCCATCACGGTTCCCTTCCACATTATTGGCTGCCTGTTGCTGGCCTCCCTCTTGCCTAAAGGGGAACCATCCAGCCTGGTGTCTACATAAGAAAATGGAACAGCTGAAAAACCTTGTGAaaggaagaattattttctCCTACCTACTGTAGTAAGTTCTTCAAGTGCTTGCAAATGGATGAAGCTCCTTGCATTTTTCCAGAAGTTTAACTTCTAGATAGAATGTGTATTCTTTGATATCTGGGTTAAGAAAGGTCTTGCTAGGTTTCAGCAGCACTGTTCGTAGCACCCTGTGCCAGAAGATGCAGTTTTCCATAATTAGCTGATGAAATGTTTAGAATACTGGGGGGCTCCTCTTCCCcatttttaagtatttacattttattatttttaaaggtggCTTTAATTTTCATAGTTCAAAGTTGACTTTCAATTTAAACTTGAGCTAAGGCTTGAACCACATTAccattttaaattaagtaaGCCTCTCCTACATTTTCAGATGTCTATATTTGAGTTTCAACTACCACACCTGCATCAGAAACAGAACAATCCATGCAAGTATGCTCTTAAAGTCACAAAGATCAGACTACATGTAAGTAAACTGTCAATGAATGACATCAGTCCAAAAACATCACATTACTGTCAGTTTTCACTCTTTACATCATTAAGATATTTGTTTCACTAAAGGAACTGATGACTACAGTATTGATACATCTTAATAAAATGGTCTTCATGATAcatcattaacattttttaagaTGTCCTTACAATTCTGCCAGATATGACATCCACTGTTAGTTATCTCTTATCTCTGCCTAACACAATTTACTGCAAAATTCTATACATTTGATGTATAAATGAGTACAGCTCTGCAGTTTTCCCTTCATATTCAAGCAGTAAAGTTTAAGTTTACACAAGCATACACTTCAGTTACTACATGAACTTCCCTCCTCATCCCAACATCCTTAATTTCCATCCTTAAATTCTACATTTCTACAATACTGACCTGTACATATCACCAGTATTTAAGCACACTGTTTTAAGTGGTAACCAAGTTACTGTAAAAGGTCCCAggaatgcttttttaaaaaaatggcttCTCTGCTCATTTGAAATTCAAATTTGTACACACCATACAAGAGGAGCAGAGCCTAAACTTTCACATTTGAAACATTTCTCAAAGTTTAAAAGAGATTATACGCTAGCTGTATAACCCATAtatctgctctgcagctgtaCTTAACTGTTGTACTCACAAATAAACCAGTAGCATGGCTCCCATTACCATGACAAACCGACTGAAGGAAGAATAGAAGTATACAATGCTCAGAAGAATAGCTGCTCTAGAGAAAGTGTACATCCAGTCCAGCCAGTCCCGGTTGAAGTCCTCCTCATTAACTACTGGACCTCCCTGTGCATTCATCTGAACATTCGGGTTTACAGGCCTGTTCTCTTGGACAGCTACATTTGGCACTGCTGCAGGCTCATTTGCACGACCATGTTGTGAATTTACAGCCTGAGCAACTGCAGATCTCGCTGATTCAGTGCTGGAAGTCACTTGGGCTGAAACAGCAGCTTGGCtaaaaaagtcaaataaaacTTTTGTCAAAAAACATGCAAAGTGTCTAAACCTATTCTTGCCTTCTTTCCTACActactgaaaacaaagtttcaGACAgtacaaatcaaaacaaaaaagcacttttttccttaaatctttACTTAATACAATTATCTAATTCCAATACAAAACTGGATTTTGTATTTAGTTGCACAAAATTTATCACTATAAAAACAGCACAGCCAGACAAAATAAGCACAAATACTTTGATGCTGTAAACAATATTTAAGACTTTCCTTTCCATAGTGTAACTCAGCACTACCTAATATAATGCAAACTTACTATTGCATGTAGTACTGACGTGCATACATTTGTTGCCACCATATCATCTGTAAGGGACTGAATGCAGGATACATAGGAAATCCTCCAGCAGGTACACCGTGGCCTGGAAATTGGTTGCCTATATTGCTGTAAAaggagtaaaagaaaaacattcagttCAATATTGCCATGTTCTAAAATGCACTGAATTCTAGAAGAAGCATTCTTCATTTGTCCCCCTAAAATGACGCTCTGAAGTAACACAAACATGTAGCAAGATCATCCAACCCATTCCAAAAGAACATAGAGTAAATTAATAAGTGAAGTTATTTCTATAGAAAGAAGATTTATGATTTTGTACTTAGATGTCTGTCACTAGCTGTGTCTCTGGGATAAACAACATGTTAACTGCAGAAATGTATtcatttaattccttttaaGTTCAGAGGTCAGCCTTACAGGAGCTGTAAATACAAAACTTACTACCTCTATAGCtttcttttacaaatgaaaCCTGAAATATCACTGTAATCACAGACACGAAGAACTACACATAAGCAAAGACAGCAAAACTAACTTTTCAGATACAGCATCTGAAGACCACAACTAAGAGAACACCACAAATATAACTCTTACCCCTTAATACTTTAATTAAAAGGGATTCTCCTACAGGCTTTTAATTCTGTTTCACATGCAAGAGATACAAAGCTCCTATACATCAactttgggtttggttttgtctgcttttaaaCTTATTAGCCTCTCTTACCTCCTAGAGCATATAGCATGTTTTGGCAAGATTTCCAACTCTTTCCCCAAAGATTTTGATGTAGTAAACTGTAGTAAACCAGGACATCTTTCAGGACAGCATGAGAGTACAAAGCATGAAGAAAAGTTTATTCAGACTGCAGGTAGCAAAAGCTGAGACTGCT is from Anser cygnoides isolate HZ-2024a breed goose chromosome 2, Taihu_goose_T2T_genome, whole genome shotgun sequence and encodes:
- the HERPUD2 gene encoding homocysteine-responsive endoplasmic reticulum-resident ubiquitin-like domain member 2 protein isoform X3, producing MEQGVVGPPVTLIIKAPNQKYTDQTVSCFLDWTVGKLKSHLSKVYPSKPSTKDQRLVYSGRLLPDHLQLKDVLRKNMDHSGSTAASSTNQEDSSTSLNTSADGVRHRNLPQAQSNPIPSHQFPYLMQGNIGNQFPGHGVPAGGFPMYPAFSPLQMIWWQQMYARQYYMQYQAAVSAQVTSSTESARSAVAQAVNSQHGRANEPAAVPNVAVQENRPVNPNVQMNAQGGPVVNEEDFNRDWLDWMYTFSRAAILLSIVYFYSSFSRFVMVMGAMLLVYLHQAGWFPFRQEGGQQQAANNVEGNRDGQNANNPDLEEMERLMDDGIDEDSGEDAGEDANIEQQPGFMASAWSFITTFFTSLIPEGPPQVGN
- the HERPUD2 gene encoding homocysteine-responsive endoplasmic reticulum-resident ubiquitin-like domain member 2 protein isoform X4, which encodes MEQGVVGPPVTLIIKAPNQKYTDQTVSCFLDWTVGKLKSHLSKVYPSKPNMDHSGSTAASSTNQEDSSTSLNTSADGVRHRNLPQAQSNPIPSHQFPYLMQGNIGNQFPGHGVPAGGFPMYPAFSPLQMIWWQQMYARQYYMQYQAAVSAQVTSSTESARSAVAQAVNSQHGRANEPAAVPNVAVQENRPVNPNVQMNAQGGPVVNEEDFNRDWLDWMYTFSRAAILLSIVYFYSSFSRFVMVMGAMLLVYLHQAGWFPFRQEGGQQQAANNVEGNRDGQNANNPDLEEMERLMDDGIDEDSGEDAGEDANIEQQPGFMASAWSFITTFFTSLIPEGPPQVGN
- the HERPUD2 gene encoding homocysteine-responsive endoplasmic reticulum-resident ubiquitin-like domain member 2 protein isoform X2, with the protein product MEQGVVGPPVTLIIKAPNQKYTDQTVSCFLDWTVGKLKSHLSKVYPSKPQDEYHMVHLVCTSRTPPSSPKPSTSRGGHGASTSSSSSNMDHSGSTAASSTNQEDSSTSLNTSADGVRHRNLPQAQSNPIPSHQFPYLMQGNIGNQFPGHGVPAGGFPMYPAFSPLQMIWWQQMYARQYYMQYQAAVSAQVTSSTESARSAVAQAVNSQHGRANEPAAVPNVAVQENRPVNPNVQMNAQGGPVVNEEDFNRDWLDWMYTFSRAAILLSIVYFYSSFSRFVMVMGAMLLVYLHQAGWFPFRQEGGQQQAANNVEGNRDGQNANNPDLEEMERLMDDGIDEDSGEDAGEDANIEQQPGFMASAWSFITTFFTSLIPEGPPQVGN
- the HERPUD2 gene encoding homocysteine-responsive endoplasmic reticulum-resident ubiquitin-like domain member 2 protein isoform X1, with product MEQGVVGPPVTLIIKAPNQKYTDQTVSCFLDWTVGKLKSHLSKVYPSKPSTKDQRLVYSGRLLPDHLQLKDVLRKQDEYHMVHLVCTSRTPPSSPKPSTSRGGHGASTSSSSSNMDHSGSTAASSTNQEDSSTSLNTSADGVRHRNLPQAQSNPIPSHQFPYLMQGNIGNQFPGHGVPAGGFPMYPAFSPLQMIWWQQMYARQYYMQYQAAVSAQVTSSTESARSAVAQAVNSQHGRANEPAAVPNVAVQENRPVNPNVQMNAQGGPVVNEEDFNRDWLDWMYTFSRAAILLSIVYFYSSFSRFVMVMGAMLLVYLHQAGWFPFRQEGGQQQAANNVEGNRDGQNANNPDLEEMERLMDDGIDEDSGEDAGEDANIEQQPGFMASAWSFITTFFTSLIPEGPPQVGN